The Prosthecobacter fusiformis genome segment CCTCCCATCCTAGCTCATGTCCCCTACTCCTGTCTACCTCGGCGTCGATATCGCCAAAGACTCCCTGGATGTTCATTTCCTCGGCCAGTCTCACTCCCTGGCCAACACCACCGCTGGCATTTCCAGGCTCATCAAGATGCTTTCCAAACATCCGGATCCCGGCTGCCTCCACATCATCTGCGAGGCCACTGGCGGTTATGAACGAGCCCTCTGCACGGCCCTTCACCACAACAAGACCACCCTCAGCGTGGTCAACCC includes the following:
- a CDS encoding IS110 family transposase, coding for MSPTPVYLGVDIAKDSLDVHFLGQSHSLANTTAGISRLIKMLSKHPDPGCLHIICEATGGYERALCTALHHNKTTLSVVNP